The proteins below come from a single Nitrospira sp. genomic window:
- the pdhA gene encoding pyruvate dehydrogenase (acetyl-transferring) E1 component subunit alpha — translation MTDMDKADLRSLYRQMLLIRRFEEKSAEMYALAKIAGFLHLYIGEEAIAVGAIAALRPEDYVISAYRDHGHCLARGSDPGKVMAELFGKATGLCHGKGGSMHLVDLPKRFMGGYAIVGGHIPLAAGLAFASKYQKQDLVTVCFFGEGAVPSGQAHEAFNLAALWKLPVIFICENNRYGMGTPVHRAVALYENVAEAARSYGITAERVDGMDVLAVRALMRTVVDQARAGQGPYFIEAMTYRFMGHSMADPSHGHYRSKEEVEEYRKRDPLAVLKETMLSRAQCGEADFKQLEQEVGDVVAAAVKFADESPFPDLSSLHADVMEEE, via the coding sequence AAATCGGCCGAGATGTACGCACTCGCCAAGATCGCGGGATTTCTTCATCTCTACATCGGCGAAGAAGCGATTGCCGTGGGCGCCATCGCTGCCCTCCGGCCGGAGGATTATGTGATCAGCGCCTACCGCGACCACGGGCATTGTCTTGCGCGCGGGTCTGATCCGGGCAAGGTGATGGCCGAACTCTTCGGCAAGGCGACCGGGTTGTGTCACGGCAAGGGCGGCTCCATGCATCTGGTGGATTTGCCGAAGCGTTTCATGGGCGGCTACGCGATCGTCGGCGGGCATATTCCATTGGCCGCGGGATTAGCCTTCGCGTCAAAATATCAAAAACAGGATCTGGTCACCGTCTGTTTCTTCGGCGAAGGCGCTGTGCCGAGCGGGCAGGCGCATGAAGCGTTTAATCTGGCGGCGCTGTGGAAACTGCCGGTGATTTTTATCTGTGAGAATAATCGATATGGCATGGGGACGCCCGTGCATCGGGCCGTGGCCTTGTATGAGAACGTGGCGGAGGCCGCGCGTTCCTATGGCATTACAGCCGAGCGTGTGGACGGCATGGATGTGCTGGCCGTGCGAGCCTTGATGCGCACGGTGGTAGATCAGGCTCGAGCGGGGCAGGGGCCGTATTTCATTGAAGCGATGACCTATCGGTTCATGGGCCATTCGATGGCCGATCCCTCACACGGCCACTATCGGAGCAAAGAGGAAGTGGAGGAATATCGCAAGCGCGATCCCCTGGCGGTGCTCAAGGAAACGATGCTGAGCCGGGCGCAATGCGGGGAGGCCGACTTCAAGCAACTCGAACAAGAGGTCGGTGACGTGGTGGCGGCAGCGGTGAAGTTTGCCGACGAAAGCCCCTTTCCCGATCTTTCGAGCCTGCATGCCGATGTCATGGAGGAGGAGTAG